From Psychrobacillus sp. FSL K6-2836, a single genomic window includes:
- a CDS encoding class I SAM-dependent DNA methyltransferase, protein MGREFVDIFDGWADSYDASVSGKDPEYRDVFEGYETILNEVAKRVSGIIIEFGTGTGNLTAKLLEAGNTVIGIEPNTKMLEVTAERFPSIKLIDGDLLEFNVENDHIDAIVSTYVFHHLTDEEKGIALKKYASLLPENGKLVFADTVFLTKEAKQAQISKEKKRGFLNVVEDLEREYYTTIPILEELFTEAGFQVGFVKMNDYVWLMDATKK, encoded by the coding sequence ATGGGAAGAGAATTTGTCGATATTTTTGATGGTTGGGCAGACTCTTACGATGCGTCCGTTTCTGGAAAAGATCCAGAGTATAGAGATGTATTTGAAGGCTATGAAACTATTTTAAATGAGGTAGCTAAACGTGTTTCTGGTATTATTATTGAATTTGGAACAGGCACTGGAAATTTAACGGCAAAGCTATTAGAAGCAGGTAATACCGTTATCGGTATAGAACCTAATACTAAGATGCTGGAAGTAACCGCTGAACGTTTTCCTTCTATTAAATTAATTGATGGGGATTTACTCGAATTTAATGTAGAAAATGACCATATAGATGCAATTGTAAGCACGTATGTGTTCCATCATTTGACAGATGAAGAAAAGGGGATAGCACTAAAAAAATATGCTAGCCTACTTCCGGAGAATGGAAAGCTCGTTTTTGCAGATACTGTTTTTCTTACTAAGGAAGCCAAACAAGCACAGATTTCTAAGGAAAAAAAACGTGGCTTTTTAAATGTAGTAGAAGACCTAGAAAGAGAATACTATACGACTATACCTATATTAGAAGAATTATTCACGGAAGCAGGATTTCAAGTAGGTTTCGTGAAAATGAATGATTATGTTTGGTTAATGGATGCAACGAAAAAATAA
- a CDS encoding S-ribosylhomocysteine lyase, with protein MKKMNVESFNLDHTKVAAPFVRLAGTKVGNNGDEILKYDIRFKQPNKEHMEMPGLHSLEHLMAENIRNHTDQVVDISPMGCQTGFYLSVINHDNFDEILEILEKTLQDVLNATEVPACNEVQCGWAASHSLEGAQEIASEMLAKKDEWRQIYIEEA; from the coding sequence ATGAAAAAAATGAATGTAGAAAGCTTTAACTTAGATCACACAAAAGTAGCAGCACCATTCGTACGCCTTGCAGGAACGAAAGTAGGAAACAATGGCGATGAAATATTAAAATACGATATCCGTTTTAAACAGCCAAATAAAGAACATATGGAAATGCCTGGTCTACACTCTTTAGAGCATCTAATGGCAGAAAATATTCGGAATCATACAGATCAGGTAGTGGATATTAGTCCAATGGGCTGCCAAACTGGTTTTTATTTATCTGTCATCAATCACGATAACTTTGATGAAATTCTTGAAATTCTTGAAAAAACATTACAGGATGTTCTAAATGCAACTGAGGTTCCAGCCTGCAATGAAGTGCAATGTGGTTGGGCAGCAAGCCACAGCTTAGAAGGTGCACAAGAAATCGCTTCTGAAATGCTAGCTAAAAAAGATGAATGGCGTCAAATATACATCGAGGAAGCATAA
- a CDS encoding PLP-dependent cysteine synthase family protein, with protein MNIFSSVQDLIGNTPVVEIKHIPIPNNCRIFAKLEYLNPGGSVKDRLGLSLIEDGEKSGKLIPGGTIIEPTAGNTGIGIALAAIGKGYKVIFVVPQKFSVEKQTLMRALGAEIVNTDTALGMQGAIKKAADLVAETANAFSPSQFSNPANPDTYSKSIGPELWRDLDGKIDVFVAGAGSGGTFMGTSTYLKKQNESIKTVIVEPVGSILNGGESGSHVTEGIGMEFLPDFMDTAYFNAIHTVSDEDAFKQLRALSKNEGLLVGSSSGAAFHGALKEAEVAVEGSHIVTIFPDSSERYLSQKVYELFREA; from the coding sequence ATGAATATATTTAGTAGTGTACAAGATTTAATAGGCAATACACCTGTAGTTGAAATAAAGCATATCCCAATTCCAAATAATTGCCGTATATTCGCCAAGCTTGAATATCTCAACCCAGGCGGCAGTGTGAAAGATAGACTGGGCTTATCTTTAATTGAAGATGGAGAAAAGTCAGGGAAGCTTATACCAGGGGGTACCATTATAGAACCAACAGCAGGTAATACTGGTATTGGTATTGCTTTGGCTGCTATTGGAAAAGGATATAAAGTTATTTTTGTTGTTCCACAGAAATTTAGTGTGGAAAAGCAAACATTGATGCGTGCATTAGGAGCTGAGATCGTCAATACAGATACAGCATTAGGCATGCAGGGAGCGATAAAAAAAGCGGCAGACCTAGTGGCTGAAACGGCAAATGCTTTCTCTCCTTCTCAATTTTCTAATCCTGCAAATCCGGATACGTATTCGAAGTCGATAGGACCTGAATTATGGAGAGATTTAGATGGTAAAATTGACGTCTTTGTAGCTGGTGCTGGATCAGGTGGAACATTTATGGGTACCTCAACATATTTAAAAAAGCAAAATGAATCGATTAAAACAGTTATTGTAGAGCCGGTTGGATCCATTTTAAATGGTGGAGAATCTGGATCTCATGTGACAGAAGGAATTGGTATGGAGTTTCTACCGGACTTCATGGATACTGCCTATTTTAATGCAATCCATACCGTAAGTGATGAGGATGCATTTAAACAATTAAGAGCGCTATCAAAAAATGAAGGTTTACTAGTCGGAAGTTCGTCTGGAGCTGCTTTTCATGGTGCGTTGAAGGAAGCAGAGGTAGCTGTTGAGGGAAGTCATATTGTTACGATTTTTCCGGATTCGAGCGAACGATATTTAAGTCAGAAGGTCTATGAATTATTCAGGGAGGCATAA
- a CDS encoding bifunctional cystathionine gamma-lyase/homocysteine desulfhydrase has product MRAKTKLIHAGIVGDEATGAVSTPIYQVSTYKQEAVGKFKGYEYSRTGNPTRHALEVLISELEGGVAGFAFASGMAATSSVMMLFGKGDHVILTDDVYGGTFRVISKVLNRFGIEATFVDTGDISNVEAAITENTKAIFLETPTNPLLKITDIEAIAKFAKEKGLLTIVDNTFMTPYFQQPIALGADIVVHSATKYLGGHSDVVAGLVVVNSEQLATDLHFVQNSVGAVLGPQDSWLLMRGIKTLGIRMEEHNTNAQRIAEFLNSHEAVSNVFYPGLATHPGHELMKKQTTGFGGMISFDVGSAEKADELLAKLHYFTLAESLGAVESLISVPARMTHASIPSERRAELGITDGLVRISVGIEDVEDLLEDLTQALA; this is encoded by the coding sequence ATGCGCGCTAAAACGAAATTAATACATGCGGGAATTGTTGGAGACGAGGCAACTGGAGCGGTATCGACACCTATTTATCAAGTAAGTACGTATAAACAAGAAGCAGTAGGTAAATTCAAAGGCTATGAATATTCACGTACTGGAAATCCTACTCGTCATGCTTTAGAAGTATTAATCAGTGAGCTGGAAGGTGGAGTGGCCGGGTTTGCTTTTGCATCTGGAATGGCTGCAACAAGCTCCGTTATGATGCTTTTTGGCAAAGGCGATCATGTTATATTAACAGATGATGTATATGGTGGGACTTTCCGTGTTATTTCTAAAGTGTTGAATCGCTTTGGAATTGAAGCGACTTTCGTGGATACTGGAGATATATCGAATGTAGAAGCGGCCATAACCGAAAATACAAAAGCTATTTTCTTGGAAACACCTACAAATCCATTATTAAAAATTACAGATATTGAAGCGATTGCTAAGTTTGCGAAAGAAAAAGGATTATTAACAATTGTGGATAATACGTTTATGACGCCATATTTTCAACAACCAATTGCACTTGGCGCTGACATTGTCGTACATAGTGCGACAAAGTATTTGGGTGGTCATAGTGATGTAGTAGCCGGTCTTGTCGTTGTAAACTCTGAACAGCTAGCTACCGATTTACATTTTGTACAAAATTCAGTTGGAGCGGTTCTCGGACCTCAGGATTCTTGGCTACTAATGCGTGGTATTAAAACACTTGGTATTCGGATGGAAGAGCATAATACAAATGCACAACGAATTGCAGAGTTTTTGAATAGCCATGAAGCTGTTTCTAACGTTTTTTATCCGGGATTAGCTACTCATCCTGGACATGAGTTGATGAAGAAACAGACGACAGGCTTCGGTGGGATGATATCCTTCGATGTTGGAAGTGCTGAGAAAGCAGATGAGCTTTTAGCGAAGCTGCATTACTTTACACTTGCAGAGAGTCTAGGCGCAGTGGAGAGTTTAATCTCTGTTCCAGCTCGAATGACACACGCATCTATCCCAAGCGAGCGCCGTGCAGAGCTTGGTATTACAGACGGGCTTGTCCGAATTTCAGTAGGAATTGAAGATGTAGAAGACTTATTAGAGGATTTAACGCAAGCACTAGCATAA
- a CDS encoding DUF2268 domain-containing protein, giving the protein MSVKETRNMLFTFVERCEEQDGRGVETLQREIICDPVMKFFPDINSEVIQYELLKNGLFEPTEWKSIKKILRELEVKNIWDIVKQEYKYLRELWDGPKVSIYIFPIKKESKQRSKDFPRKNGIAYKKVLFLFVSPDLTKEEVKALVAHEYNHVCRLKFIDFPPAAISLNESIIVEGLGEFAVKQLYGKKWLAPWASMYDLEEVSKIWKRHFVHALQIKGIKNHQLFLFGQTNTPFPKWIGYHIGYQIVHTYNKNRGPFVMKELLLKSSDEIIAGSDFAI; this is encoded by the coding sequence ATGTCGGTCAAAGAAACGAGAAATATGCTATTTACATTTGTGGAAAGATGCGAAGAACAAGATGGCAGAGGGGTGGAGACTTTACAACGAGAGATTATATGCGATCCAGTTATGAAGTTTTTCCCAGATATAAATTCAGAGGTCATACAATATGAACTTTTAAAAAACGGTTTATTTGAACCAACTGAATGGAAATCTATAAAGAAAATCCTGCGAGAATTAGAAGTCAAAAATATTTGGGATATCGTGAAACAAGAATATAAATATTTGCGAGAATTATGGGATGGTCCAAAGGTTTCCATTTATATTTTCCCGATAAAAAAAGAGAGCAAGCAGAGAAGCAAGGACTTCCCACGTAAAAATGGTATCGCTTATAAAAAAGTGCTTTTTCTTTTCGTATCCCCAGATTTAACAAAAGAAGAGGTTAAAGCATTAGTAGCACATGAGTATAACCACGTATGTAGATTAAAATTTATAGATTTTCCACCAGCAGCTATTTCTCTAAATGAATCGATTATTGTCGAAGGGCTTGGAGAGTTTGCGGTTAAGCAATTGTACGGAAAAAAGTGGTTAGCACCATGGGCAAGTATGTATGATTTAGAAGAGGTAAGTAAAATATGGAAAAGGCATTTTGTTCACGCCTTACAGATAAAGGGGATTAAAAATCATCAGCTCTTCCTATTTGGTCAAACTAACACACCGTTTCCGAAATGGATTGGGTATCATATTGGATATCAAATTGTGCATACGTACAACAAAAATCGTGGTCCTTTTGTTATGAAAGAATTGCTCCTTAAATCCTCCGATGAAATCATAGCAGGCTCTGATTTTGCTATATAA
- a CDS encoding LysR family transcriptional regulator, whose translation MELRDLEIFQLVAQKGTVTEVAKELSYVQSNITARIKKLETELNTPLFNRHNRGMSLTPEGKKLLVYCEQILSLTKEMKKVVQNKDQPSGKLEIGTIETVIKLPTILSTFTKKYKEVDLSLFSGVTEKLQEKVLNHRLDGAFVTETTPHPELVSHNVFQEELVLISNKNTTSLEQLKNEPFLCFNKGCGYRARLEAWYKDENIVPKKVMEFGTLETILSSVVAGLGITLIPKSAVSHLEARGLIQCHLIPTKYSEIKTVFIRRSNTYLTTTVEKFIETIELSKGETSELLSF comes from the coding sequence ATGGAGCTAAGAGACTTAGAAATATTTCAACTTGTTGCTCAAAAAGGAACCGTCACAGAGGTTGCGAAAGAACTTAGTTATGTTCAGTCAAATATTACTGCCCGTATAAAAAAACTTGAAACAGAGTTAAACACACCATTATTTAATCGACATAATAGAGGAATGAGCTTAACTCCTGAAGGAAAGAAGCTATTAGTATATTGCGAACAAATCTTATCGCTAACCAAAGAAATGAAAAAAGTGGTACAAAATAAAGACCAACCGTCTGGTAAGTTAGAAATTGGGACAATCGAAACTGTCATAAAACTGCCAACCATTTTATCTACCTTTACTAAAAAGTATAAGGAAGTAGATCTCTCTCTTTTCTCAGGTGTCACAGAGAAGCTACAGGAGAAAGTATTAAATCATCGATTAGACGGAGCTTTTGTCACAGAAACCACTCCACACCCTGAGCTTGTCTCCCATAATGTCTTTCAAGAGGAGCTTGTTTTAATATCCAATAAGAATACAACATCCTTGGAACAACTGAAAAATGAACCCTTTTTATGTTTTAACAAAGGATGTGGATATAGAGCAAGATTAGAAGCTTGGTATAAGGATGAAAATATAGTTCCTAAAAAAGTAATGGAGTTCGGAACATTAGAAACGATTTTAAGCAGCGTTGTCGCAGGTTTGGGCATCACCCTAATCCCCAAATCAGCAGTTTCACACTTAGAAGCGCGTGGACTTATTCAATGTCATTTAATACCGACCAAATATAGTGAAATTAAAACAGTATTTATTAGACGGTCAAACACTTATTTAACAACGACGGTCGAAAAATTTATCGAAACTATTGAATTGAGTAAAGGAGAAACCTCTGAACTATTATCATTTTAG
- a CDS encoding DMT family transporter: protein MKNNIFLGAFLCFIASVSWGAMFPVAHHAFTYIDPFYFTIFRYGAVSIILVVLLLWKEGPKAFRMEGKGTLLWFFGTMAFTVYNLLIFWGEDLLGEPGVMVASIMESLMPMISIIIVWLFYRRRPYSFTLLCVVVSFVGAILVITKGNIGSFLTATNNIIPSLFILIAVVGWVVYTMGGDKFRGWSVLRYSTLSCLLGTLSAVIIVGIATMIGYVSIPTVDTVQAVTPHLLFMIIFPGVIALVGWNVGVSILSPLNALLFINFVPVTTLVISSIQGNHISAFEIIGVGFIILSLLANNIFVRLIQKKETLQSVKQSLQESIS, encoded by the coding sequence ATGAAAAACAATATTTTTTTAGGAGCTTTTCTATGTTTTATCGCAAGTGTATCGTGGGGAGCAATGTTTCCAGTTGCACATCATGCTTTTACATATATTGATCCGTTTTACTTTACTATTTTCCGGTATGGAGCAGTTTCCATTATTTTAGTCGTTCTTTTATTATGGAAGGAAGGACCAAAGGCGTTTCGAATGGAGGGGAAAGGGACGCTATTATGGTTTTTCGGCACAATGGCATTTACCGTTTATAATTTACTTATTTTCTGGGGTGAGGATTTACTAGGAGAGCCAGGTGTAATGGTTGCGTCTATTATGGAATCATTGATGCCGATGATTTCTATTATTATCGTTTGGTTATTTTATAGACGCCGTCCTTATTCATTTACATTATTATGTGTTGTGGTTTCTTTCGTTGGAGCGATACTTGTTATTACGAAAGGAAATATAGGTTCCTTTCTTACTGCAACTAATAATATTATTCCATCCTTATTTATATTAATCGCAGTAGTAGGATGGGTTGTGTATACGATGGGTGGAGACAAATTTAGAGGTTGGTCTGTCCTTCGTTACTCGACATTAAGCTGTTTGCTAGGTACGCTTTCTGCAGTAATCATTGTAGGAATTGCGACAATGATAGGATACGTCTCCATACCGACAGTTGATACGGTTCAAGCAGTTACTCCTCATCTACTATTCATGATTATCTTTCCAGGAGTTATTGCCTTAGTAGGTTGGAATGTTGGAGTTAGTATTCTATCACCTTTAAATGCTTTGTTGTTTATTAATTTTGTTCCTGTAACGACGCTTGTTATTTCGAGTATTCAAGGAAACCATATATCTGCCTTTGAAATTATAGGAGTAGGATTTATCATACTGTCCCTTCTTGCTAATAATATTTTTGTACGGTTAATTCAAAAGAAAGAGACATTGCAAAGTGTAAAACAAAGTTTACAAGAAAGTATTTCCTAA
- a CDS encoding DMT family transporter, whose product MFKYIGEILLVLTAIIWGSGFVASAVALEHYTPYQILAGRFLIGAVILSLIFFKKLNKLKKSTLIKGAVLGIFLYIAFALQTVGLQFTTPSKNAFLTAVNVVIVPFIGFLLYKRKIDMYELTGAILAIVGIAVLSLKLSSNVNVGDLLTLGCAVGFAFHIFYTAKFVKTEDPVVLTIVQMVTAAVIGCIVVLFRGETSFSMETEGMMNLLYLGIFSTTIAFLMQTVAQKYITETKAAIILATESFWGMVFSVIILSEIMTSRMVIGALLILLAILISETKMEFMKKDKMKTVA is encoded by the coding sequence ATGTTTAAATACATCGGAGAAATATTGCTAGTTCTTACGGCGATTATTTGGGGTAGTGGGTTTGTGGCCAGTGCGGTGGCTTTGGAACACTATACGCCGTATCAGATTTTAGCAGGTAGGTTTTTAATCGGAGCGGTTATATTAAGTCTTATATTTTTCAAGAAGCTAAATAAACTAAAGAAAAGCACGCTGATTAAAGGAGCAGTGTTAGGGATATTTTTATATATAGCTTTTGCTCTTCAAACAGTGGGTTTGCAATTCACAACACCATCAAAAAATGCATTTTTAACGGCTGTGAACGTGGTTATCGTCCCTTTTATAGGATTTCTTCTATATAAAAGAAAAATTGATATGTACGAACTAACTGGTGCAATTCTCGCTATTGTTGGTATTGCTGTACTATCGTTAAAATTATCATCTAACGTGAATGTTGGGGATTTATTGACCTTAGGCTGTGCGGTAGGTTTTGCTTTTCATATTTTTTATACTGCTAAGTTTGTTAAGACGGAAGATCCTGTTGTGCTAACTATTGTACAAATGGTTACGGCGGCAGTAATTGGTTGTATAGTCGTGTTATTTAGAGGAGAGACAAGCTTTTCTATGGAAACTGAGGGTATGATGAATCTGTTGTACTTAGGAATTTTCTCCACAACCATTGCTTTTCTAATGCAAACAGTGGCTCAAAAATACATAACTGAAACAAAGGCGGCAATTATTTTAGCTACTGAATCTTTTTGGGGAATGGTTTTTTCCGTTATCATCCTGAGTGAGATCATGACGAGCAGAATGGTTATCGGTGCATTGCTTATCCTTTTAGCTATTCTTATTTCTGAAACGAAAATGGAATTTATGAAAAAGGATAAAATGAAAACAGTCGCCTAA
- a CDS encoding DUF378 domain-containing protein, whose amino-acid sequence MGFIHRLALALVIIGAINWGLIGFFEFDLVASIFGGQTALFSKVIYALVGISGLICIPLLFRTEGEEEFGTSRQSSRNLQYGTEFGEEPDFKDINEVTSKENELKK is encoded by the coding sequence ATGGGATTTATACATCGGCTTGCTTTAGCCCTCGTTATAATTGGTGCAATTAACTGGGGATTGATCGGCTTTTTCGAATTCGATTTAGTTGCTTCTATTTTCGGCGGGCAGACTGCACTTTTTTCTAAAGTGATCTATGCATTGGTTGGCATAAGTGGCTTAATCTGCATTCCGCTTTTATTTAGAACTGAGGGTGAAGAAGAGTTTGGCACCAGCAGGCAAAGTTCTCGAAATCTTCAATATGGAACTGAATTCGGTGAAGAACCTGATTTCAAAGATATAAACGAAGTCACTTCGAAAGAGAATGAGCTGAAAAAATAA
- a CDS encoding putative holin-like toxin, which translates to MLLLTVFESLVIMISFSSLLVALITLSFSMTRKK; encoded by the coding sequence GTGTTGCTTTTGACTGTTTTCGAATCGCTTGTAATAATGATTAGTTTTTCTTCGCTACTAGTAGCTCTTATTACGCTTAGCTTTTCAATGACACGGAAAAAGTAA
- a CDS encoding enoyl-CoA hydratase-related protein, producing the protein MESIRYIQQGNLAYVTLNRPEALNAFNYEMLRKLGDIVESIRINPDIRVVIFTGAGEKSFSVGADLKERKTLTDQQVKRNIYKIGEVFTAIENLPQPTIAMLNGYAFGGGTELALACDFRIASDDIQLGLTETSLAIIPGAGGTQRLPRLIGESKALELILTAKRLKAEEAISYGLVTKVTTRETLLEETEAFAALMLANGPIALQQAKFAVKHGMNVDLQTGLSIERKAYEVTIPTEDRLEALQAFGEKRKPVFKGN; encoded by the coding sequence ATGGAATCCATCCGTTATATACAACAGGGTAATTTAGCATATGTCACTCTAAATAGACCAGAAGCATTAAATGCATTTAACTATGAGATGCTTCGTAAACTTGGAGATATTGTAGAATCTATCCGCATTAATCCAGATATCCGTGTAGTTATTTTCACAGGCGCAGGAGAAAAATCATTTAGTGTTGGCGCAGACTTAAAGGAACGAAAAACATTAACTGATCAACAAGTGAAACGTAATATATATAAAATTGGTGAAGTATTTACTGCAATTGAAAACCTTCCACAACCAACAATAGCTATGCTAAATGGCTATGCTTTTGGGGGCGGAACAGAATTAGCACTTGCCTGTGATTTTAGAATTGCCTCAGATGATATTCAACTTGGTTTAACTGAGACAAGTTTGGCAATAATTCCAGGTGCCGGTGGAACACAACGTCTCCCAAGACTTATCGGAGAATCGAAAGCATTAGAACTAATTTTAACTGCTAAAAGACTAAAAGCCGAAGAAGCAATATCCTATGGACTAGTAACAAAGGTAACAACAAGGGAAACGCTGTTGGAAGAAACAGAAGCATTTGCAGCACTGATGCTTGCAAATGGACCGATTGCATTACAACAAGCTAAGTTTGCGGTGAAGCACGGGATGAATGTAGATCTACAAACTGGTCTAAGTATTGAAAGAAAAGCCTATGAAGTCACTATACCTACAGAGGATCGATTAGAAGCACTACAGGCCTTTGGAGAAAAAAGAAAGCCTGTTTTTAAAGGAAATTAA
- a CDS encoding EAL and HDOD domain-containing protein: MDIFVARQPIFTKNEHIFAFELLYRDSDTNAFPVVDGDLATLEVLTHSFLTIGINNLVGEKLCFINFTENLLDNTVFDKIPPKRIVVEVLEDIPITPSLIQKLKYIKKLGFLLALDDFILHKNIKLYDELFSLVNFIKVDFILSKPSERQVIEKIVKKNYPHIVLLAEKVETREEFYDAKEAGYGLFQGYFFAKPEIIKGTDIPANMAQYFRIISLLSNRFSSIEQIAEEIERDVSLSFKVLKIINSPAARKKSKIRSIKQAVVMLGLEELKHWLYVLMLRESKTNSNGDGMALIEASLFRAKLCELLAKKRFLRNSSEYFLVGMFSLIDTLLHQKMNHLLQELPLSDEIVDTLSGKRTDMTPYLDLSVACDEVRWDDIIAGAEAIGIDHATLNKCYLEARSWAMDIVS, from the coding sequence ATGGATATTTTCGTGGCGAGACAGCCTATCTTTACAAAAAATGAGCATATTTTTGCCTTCGAATTATTATATCGTGATAGTGACACTAATGCATTTCCGGTTGTAGATGGGGATTTAGCGACTTTAGAGGTATTAACTCATTCATTTTTGACTATAGGCATAAATAACCTCGTGGGAGAAAAATTGTGTTTTATTAATTTTACTGAAAATTTATTAGACAATACAGTATTTGATAAGATTCCTCCTAAACGCATAGTTGTGGAAGTTTTAGAGGATATTCCAATAACACCATCTTTAATTCAGAAGCTTAAATATATTAAAAAGTTAGGTTTTTTACTTGCTTTAGATGATTTTATTTTACATAAAAATATAAAGTTGTATGATGAGTTATTTAGTTTAGTTAATTTTATCAAGGTTGATTTTATTTTGAGCAAACCTTCTGAGAGACAAGTTATTGAAAAAATTGTGAAGAAAAATTATCCTCATATTGTACTTTTAGCTGAAAAAGTAGAGACTCGAGAAGAATTTTATGATGCAAAAGAGGCTGGATACGGATTATTTCAGGGATACTTTTTTGCCAAACCTGAAATTATTAAAGGGACTGACATCCCTGCTAATATGGCACAATATTTTCGAATTATTAGCTTGCTGAGTAACCGATTTTCTTCTATTGAACAAATAGCTGAGGAAATCGAGCGCGATGTGTCACTCTCCTTCAAAGTTTTGAAAATTATTAACTCACCAGCCGCTAGAAAAAAATCTAAAATTCGTTCCATTAAACAAGCGGTAGTGATGTTGGGATTAGAAGAATTGAAACATTGGTTATATGTATTAATGTTAAGAGAGTCGAAAACAAATTCTAATGGAGATGGAATGGCTCTTATTGAAGCATCCTTATTCCGGGCAAAGCTTTGTGAGTTATTGGCTAAAAAACGATTTTTGCGTAACTCCTCTGAATATTTTTTAGTAGGAATGTTTTCTTTAATCGACACATTGCTGCATCAGAAGATGAATCATTTACTTCAAGAACTTCCACTTTCGGATGAAATAGTAGACACGCTTTCGGGGAAACGTACCGATATGACTCCTTATCTAGACCTTTCCGTAGCTTGTGATGAAGTGAGGTGGGATGACATAATTGCGGGGGCAGAGGCTATTGGTATCGATCACGCTACGTTAAATAAATGTTATTTAGAAGCCCGTAGTTGGGCTATGGATATAGTAAGTTAA
- a CDS encoding competence protein ComK — MSNKVEEQSFFISFETAVLQPIVVNNTIFTKVTNFSGESNIIGKKPFDIVRHSCSFYGSSFQHTVRLSRDAIGNYLKLPILIAHDFGNPCILIPILSPKSDLNVWFSFRAIESFYPSEDGCVVVLTNGQKITVPSSPQTISRQVGFANILNMHLLKRMSYLMNTGYITRIPQFQKDSQY, encoded by the coding sequence ATGTCGAATAAAGTAGAAGAACAATCTTTTTTTATTTCATTTGAAACCGCTGTACTTCAACCTATTGTAGTGAATAATACGATATTTACAAAAGTGACTAACTTTTCAGGTGAGTCAAATATAATAGGTAAAAAGCCTTTTGATATTGTTCGTCACTCTTGTTCTTTCTATGGCTCTTCTTTCCAGCACACTGTTCGATTATCGAGGGATGCGATTGGAAATTATTTGAAGCTACCGATTCTTATAGCTCATGACTTCGGAAATCCGTGTATATTGATACCAATACTCTCTCCTAAATCAGATTTGAATGTGTGGTTCTCTTTTAGGGCAATAGAATCATTTTATCCTTCCGAAGATGGTTGTGTGGTCGTTTTAACAAATGGTCAAAAAATAACCGTGCCTTCATCTCCTCAGACAATAAGTCGACAGGTTGGATTTGCTAATATCCTAAATATGCATTTGCTAAAACGGATGAGTTATCTGATGAATACTGGTTACATTACTAGAATTCCACAATTTCAAAAAGATTCACAGTACTAA
- a CDS encoding IDEAL domain-containing protein has product MDKQYSYADFLKAMGQTGKESSAENLLNEIYLDMFLNIIHREQSSKRLLVLIDEALDQKDMAAFMEYTNALHQLNCPK; this is encoded by the coding sequence ATGGACAAACAATATTCATATGCAGATTTCTTGAAAGCAATGGGTCAAACGGGGAAAGAAAGTTCTGCCGAAAATTTGTTAAACGAAATATATCTTGATATGTTTTTGAACATTATCCACCGGGAACAAAGTAGTAAACGTCTCTTAGTATTGATAGACGAGGCACTAGATCAGAAAGATATGGCGGCATTTATGGAGTATACAAATGCACTTCATCAACTAAACTGTCCAAAATAA